The following proteins are co-located in the Mycosarcoma maydis chromosome 11, whole genome shotgun sequence genome:
- a CDS encoding uncharacterized protein (related to 5-oxoprolinase), translating into MPSSNRIQIAIDRGGTFTDCLGRIPPKTPGDQPTDIVIKLLSHDPANYKDAPTEGVRRILEQAYNMQLPRGHKIDTSNIEYIRLSTTVATNALLERKGERHALVITKGFKDLIQIGNQSRPSIFDLAIKKPEVLYSGVLEVDERVTLVGYTSDPSARENAVQFDLESSPNDVYISRIKSAYKGTDQPPNAYDAQGKPTGPPEIVRGISGEAVAILKKPDEELLKRQLHALYHEHGYRSLAVVLMHSYTYPRHEQIIKKIALDVGFQTVSCSSQLMPMIKMVPRATSSTADAYLTPVLQSYIDGFFSGFEDSLRSGQAGTKVEFMMSDGGLTSVDHFSGLKSIISGPAGGVVGMALTSYDQQDKRPIIGFDMGGTSTDVSRYDGQYEQVFETTLDGITIQSAQLDVNTVASGGSSRLFFRNGLFTVGPESASAHPGPTCYRKGGPLAITDANLVTGRLAVEMFPKIFGPDENQGLDAEASLKAFQELTDEINANSADGRKLSVDEVAQGFIRVANEIMCRPIRALTEARGYSASKHILASFGGAGGQHACSLARSLGIRTVIIHKYSSILSAYGMALADRVFEHQEPCSETWQGASSAAQQRISKRVEELKCKVRRELQAQGFTHDRIELQTLLNLRYEGTDTALMTLQPADGGWHFERVFVDKYRHEFGLVLDDKNIIVDDIRVRGIGKSFDSLGRTVLDEYRELFASETTETQEQQEQEQEQGQEQERADELPKLAVRKVFFDQRRLDTPVIMLDALRKGTRVHGPAILVDQTQTILLEPRCTAHLTSQAVLINVLYDS; encoded by the coding sequence ATGCCGTCATCGAATCGCATTCAGATCGCCATCGACCGAGGTGGTACGTTTACCGACTGCCTCGGTCGCATCCCTCCGAAAACGCCGGGCGACCAACCTACTGACATTGTCATCAAGCTTCTCTCGCACGACCCTGCCAACTACAAAGATGCTCCGACCGAAGGCGTTCGTCGCATCCTCGAACAGGCATACAACATGCAGCTGCCACGAGGTCACAAGATTGACACGTCCAACATCGAATACATCCGTCTCTCGACTACGGTGGCCACCAACGCGCTGTTGGAGCGCAAAGGCGAGAGACAcgcgctcgtcatcaccaaAGGGTTCAAGGATCTGATCCAGATCGGGAATCAGAGTAGACCCAGCATCTTTGATTTGGCCATTAAGAAGCCCGAAGTGCTTTATTCAGGCGTGTTGGAGGTGGATGAGCGTGTCACTTTGGTGGGGTATACTTCGGATCCAAGCGCCCGCGAGAATGCGGTACAATTCGATCTCGAGTCGAGCCCAAATGATGTCTACATTAGCAGAATCAAGAGCGCGTACAAGGGCACCGACCAGCCACCCAATGCATACGATGCACAAGGAAAGCCCACCGGTCCACCAGAGATTGTCCGTGGAATATCAGGCGAAGCAGTCGCCATCCTGAAAAAGCCtgacgaggagctgctcaagaGACAACTCCATGCGCTCTACCACGAACACGGATACAGATCACTCGCTGTCGTACTCATGCACAGCTACACATATCCTCGCCACGAGCAAATCATCAAAAAGATCGCGCTTGATGTTGGCTTTCAAACCGTCAGCTGTTCGAGCCAGTTGATGCCCATGATCAAGATGGTCCCGCGTGCCACGTCGTCCACTGCGGACGCGTACCTGACACCTGTGCTGCAATCTTACATCGATGGCTTCTTTTCGGGCTTTGAAGACTCGTTGCGTTCCGGTCAGGCAGGAACAAAGGTGGAGTTTATGATGTCCGACGGTGGGCTTACTTCGGTCGATCACTTTTCCGGACTGAAATCCATCATCTCTGGTCCAGCCGGCGGCGTTGTGGGCATGGCACTGACGAGCTACGATCAACAAGACAAGAGGCCGATCATTGGATTCGATATGGGAGGCACTTCGACCGACGTCTCGCGCTACGACGGGCAGTATGAACAGGTGTTCGAAACCACCTTGGACGGTATCACGATTCAAAGCGCACAGCTGGATGTCAACACGGTGGCGAGCGGTGGTAGCAGTCGACTCTTCTTCCGCAATGGACTGTTCACGGTGGGACCGGAATCGGCGTCTGCACATCCGGGTCCAACTTGCTATCGCAAAGGTGGACCGCTTGCCATCACCGACGCGAATTTGGTGACGGGTCGTTTGGCGGTCGAGATGTTTCCCAAGATCTTTGGACCGGACGAGAATCAAGGTCTGGACGCAGAAGCATCTCTGAAAGCATTCCAGGAGCTTACCGATGAGATCAACGCCAATAGTGCGGATGGTCGAAAGCTATCtgtggacgaggtggcgcAGGGCTTTATTCGCGTGGCAAACGAGATCATGTGCCGACCGATCCGTGCGCTCACGGAAGCGCGAGGCTATTCGGCGTCCAAGCACATCCTTGCTAGTTTTGGAGGAGCGGGTGGACAGCACGcatgctcgctcgctcgttcgTTGGGCATCCGGACGGTGATCATCCACAAGTATTCTTCGATCCTGAGTGCGTATGGGATGGCACTTGCCGATCGGGTGTTTGAACACCAAGAACCGTGTTCGGAAACATGGCAAGGTGCGTCGTCTgcggcgcagcagcgcatctcgaaacgcgtcgaggagctcaagTGCAAAGTGCGACGCGAACTGCAGGCACAAGGATTTACACACGACCGAATCGAACTACAGACACTGCTCAACTTGAGGTACGAGGGCACGGATACGGCGCTCATGACTCTGCAGCCCGCGGATGGAGGGTGGCACTTTGAACGCGTGTTTGTCGACAAGTACAGACACGAGTTTGGActggtgctcgacgacaaaAACATCATTGTCGACGACATCAGAGTGCGCGGGATCGGAAAGAGCTTCGACTCGTTAGGCCGTACAGTGCTCGACGAGTACCGCGAACTGTTTGCAAGCGAAACCACAGAGAcgcaagagcaacaagagcaagagcaagagcaagggcaagagcaagagcgcgCAGACGAGCTCCCCAAGTTGGCAGTGCGGAAGGTGTTTTTTGACCAGCGCCGCTTGGACACTCCGGTCATCATGTTGGACGCCCTGCGCAAGGGAACACGTGTGCATGGACCCgcgatcctcgtcgaccaaACCCAGACAATTCTCCTGGAACCCAGGTGTACCGCCCACCTCACTTCGCAGGCAGTGCTCATCAATGTGTTGtacgactcatga